One Siniperca chuatsi isolate FFG_IHB_CAS linkage group LG5, ASM2008510v1, whole genome shotgun sequence DNA window includes the following coding sequences:
- the lzts3b gene encoding leucine zipper putative tumor suppressor 3 isoform X2, which produces MKSVGTRTTLPRAPPLSRRCPADRSCSAERLPRPPATISDGTASSDERGSVSIGTGTCTGTDRPTETASSTNTECTMTAPSNNNQLECGNGAGRREREWERERERQRERGRDRDRDRDWDRERLERERERERNRERERERVERERLERERERERERARERERERIEREKIERERERERERERERERERLENERMEREREREMQAAGLDVCGNIVGRGANEKNSAGMNQHHHREMAATRSDSENNPGSHNPPNHNPPKILPVSGKLEQAMQNNSGLIRPSAFKPVVPKSFHSMQNLVGQAGGAGSEGKTEARSEGFSESRGGRRGRDGAGGESGEVPEALLLDQDSPVRVSRSEGGGNGNEVVQGGMSDSGRNSLTSLPTYTGSGSGCGPPAVLGPLSASTSHINRLGMVGAAAGLDKLEKPGYQNGLSASDSGRSSSGKSSSSYQRLSHLSDAPAPLRPSPSSDDIIQDLEDRLWEKEQEVQHMRRNLDQSEAAIIQVFEEKQRVWERQMDELRQNYASRLQQVTRRAQRSQTALQAQISRLSQDKRRLQEEMAALLAQREELERKCLDYRKEQADILPRLEETKWEVCQKAGEISLLKQQLRESQAEVTQRAGEMVALRGQLKELNAQLREREEAMLGLKDSYSTKSLELEKCEGELRRTLSEVSILREKLGVFEAEVLSLKRALSEASRGAEVVMSPNLAAAGLLPPWGVVHCPRNPTDSSTNSLTPTSDTLLSLQSDEAKAQRQEAQRQERQQREEAQWRDVQQRQDAHMQQDIRMRQDAQIRPEAQLRQEAQLRQEAHLRHEAQIRQEAQLRQEAQLRQEVHLRQEAQLCHEAQMRQEAQLRHEAQLCQEVQLRQDAHQPQRVQEGHWDEAGELRRQLEQLQAALRLERQQRERQALNFDQERHTWQDEKERVLKYQAQLQLSYVETLQKNQALEKRMSQLGAKPTTTSTTTTITTTTTTSPTSSNSPPPPPALLPLSPQPTPSLSGPITLTISPPCEDQKGPPSLHQLAPPWAGPSRLERIESTEI; this is translated from the exons ATGAAGTCTGTGGGCACGAGGACCACCCTTCCCCgggcccctcctctctctcgccGTTGCCCTGCCGACCGCAGCTGCAGCGCAGAGCGACTGCCCCGCCCCCCGGCGACTATATCTGACGGGACGGCTTCTAGCGATGAACGAGGGAGTGTTAGTATCGGGACTGGGACCTGTACCGGGACTGACCGGCCCACCGAAACAGCCTCCTCCACCAACACTGAATGTACCATGACGGCCCCTTCCAACAACAACCAGTTGGAGTGTGGCAACGGAGCAGGCAGGCGGGAGAGGgagtgggagagggagagggagaggcagcgtgagagggggagagacaggGACCGGGACCGAGACTGGGACCGAGAGAGGttagagagggagcgagagagggagaggaaccGGGAGAGGGAGCGGGAACgagtggagagggagaggctggagcgagagagggagcgggagagggagagagccagagaaagggaaagagagagaattgaGAGGGAGAAGatagaaagggagagggagcgagagagggaaagggagagggagagggaaagagagaggctgGAGAATGAgaggatggaaagagagagagagagggaaatgcAGGCTGCAGGTTTAGATGTTTGTGGGAACATTGTGGGCCGAGGAGCAAATGAGAAGAACAGCGCTGGCATGAACCAACACCACCACAGAGAGATGGCAGCCACCAGAAGTGACAGTGAGAACAATCCAGGCAGCCATAACCCACCAAACCACAACCCGCCCAAGATCCTGCCAGTGTCGGGAAAACTGGAGCAG GCGATGCAGAACAACTCAGGCCTCATTCGTCCCTCTGCCTTCAAGCCGGTGGTTCCCAAGAGCTTCCACTCCATGCAGAACCTGGTGGGCCAAGCAGGAGGGGCTGGGAGCGAGGGCAAGACTGAGGCAAGGAGTGAAGGGTTcagtgagagcagaggaggcaggagaggCAGGGACGGAGCAGGAGGGGAATCAGGAGAGGTCCCAGAGGCCCTGCTCCTGGACCAGGACAGCCCAGTGAGGGTCAGCAGAAGTGAGGGCGGTGGAAATGGTAATGAAGTGGTTCAGGGAGGGATGTCTGACTCAGGGAGGAACTCCCTGACCAGCCTGCCCACCTATACGGGCTCGGGGTCCGGTTGTGGGCCCCCAGCAGTCCTGGGGCCTCTCAGTGCTTCCACCAGCCACATCAACAGGTTGGGCATGGTTGGGGCAGCTGCAGGCCTGGACAAGCTGGAAAAGCCTGGCTACCAG AACGGGCTCAGCGCCTCAGACAGTGGCCGGTCCTCCTCAGGAAAGAGCTCCTCGTCCTATCAGAGACTGAGCCACTTGAGTGATGCTCCAGCACCTCTAcgcccctccccctcctctgatgacatcatccagGACCTCGAGGACCGCTTGTgggagaaagagcaagag GTGCAGCATATGCGCAGAAACCTGGACCAAAGTGAGGCAGCAATCATTCAGGTGTTTGAGGAGAAGCAACGTGTCTGGGAGCGACAGATGGATGAGCTGAGACAGAACTATGCCTCACGCCTGCAGCAG GTTACGCGTCGTGCTCAGCGCTCCCAGACTGCCCTGCAGGCCCAGATAAGCCGTCTGTCCCAGGACAAGAGGAGGCTCCAGGAGGAGATGGCAGCTCTGTTGGCCCAGAGAGAGGAGTTGGAGAGAAAGTGTCTGGATTACAGGAAGGAGCAGGCTGACATCTTGCCTCGTCTGGAGGAGACCAAGTGGGAG GTGTGTCAGAAAGCAGGAGAAATCTCCCTGCTGAAGCAGCAGCTGAGGGAGAGTCAGGCTGAAGTGACCCAGCGAGCTGGAGAGATGGTGGCCCTGAGAGGCCAGCTGAAGGAGCTCAATGCCCAGCTGAGGGAGCGGGAGGAGGCCATGCTGGGTCTGAAGGACTCCTATAGCACCAAGAGTCTGGAGCTGGAGAAGTGTGAGGGAGAGCTGAGGAGGACTTTGTCAGAG GTGTCCATCCTCAGAGAGAAGCTGGGTGTATTTGAGGCAGAGGTGCTTAGTTTAAAGCGGGCTTTGAGTGAAGCaagcagaggagcagaagtTGTCATGAGCCCTAACTTAGCTGCTGCAGGGCTGTTGCCCCCCTGGGGTGTTGTCCACTGCCCACGTAACCCCACTGATTCCTCAACCAACTCCCTCACCCCAACATCTGACACCCTGCTGAGTCTTCAGAGTGATGAAGCCAAAGCCCAGCGGCAGGAAGCTCAGAGACAGGAGAGGCAGCAACGCGAAGAAGCTCAATGGCGCGACGTGCAGCAGCGGCAAGATGCCCACATGCAGCAGGACATCCGAATGCGTCAGGATGCCCAAATCCGACCAGAGGCCCAACTCCGCCAGGAGGCCCAGCTTCGTCAGGAGGCTCATCTCCGCCATGAAGCCCAAATCCGTCAAGAGGCCCAACTACGCCAAGAAGCACAGCTGCGTCAAGAGGTGCATCTCCGTCAAGAGGCCCAGCTCTGCCATGAGGCCCAAATGCGTCAAGAGGCCCAGCTCCGTCACGAGGCCCAACTCTGCCAAGAGGTGCAACTGCGTCAGGATGCCCACCAGCCACAGCGAGTCCAGGAGGGTCACTGGGATGAAGCAGGGGAGCTGCGTAGGCAACTAGAGCAGCTGCAGGCCGCATTGCGCCTGGAGCGGCAGCAACGGGAACGCCAGGCCCTCAACTTTGACCAGGAGCGACACACCTGGCAGGACGAGAAAGAACGGGTTTTGAAATACCAGgcacagctgcagctcagcTATGTGGAAACGTTGCAGAAGAACCAAGCTTTGGAAAAACGCATGAGCCAGCTGGG
- the lzts3b gene encoding leucine zipper putative tumor suppressor 3 isoform X1 → MGSVGSGVAGEQEFAMKSVGTRTTLPRAPPLSRRCPADRSCSAERLPRPPATISDGTASSDERGSVSIGTGTCTGTDRPTETASSTNTECTMTAPSNNNQLECGNGAGRREREWERERERQRERGRDRDRDRDWDRERLERERERERNRERERERVERERLERERERERERARERERERIEREKIERERERERERERERERERLENERMEREREREMQAAGLDVCGNIVGRGANEKNSAGMNQHHHREMAATRSDSENNPGSHNPPNHNPPKILPVSGKLEQAMQNNSGLIRPSAFKPVVPKSFHSMQNLVGQAGGAGSEGKTEARSEGFSESRGGRRGRDGAGGESGEVPEALLLDQDSPVRVSRSEGGGNGNEVVQGGMSDSGRNSLTSLPTYTGSGSGCGPPAVLGPLSASTSHINRLGMVGAAAGLDKLEKPGYQNGLSASDSGRSSSGKSSSSYQRLSHLSDAPAPLRPSPSSDDIIQDLEDRLWEKEQEVQHMRRNLDQSEAAIIQVFEEKQRVWERQMDELRQNYASRLQQVTRRAQRSQTALQAQISRLSQDKRRLQEEMAALLAQREELERKCLDYRKEQADILPRLEETKWEVCQKAGEISLLKQQLRESQAEVTQRAGEMVALRGQLKELNAQLREREEAMLGLKDSYSTKSLELEKCEGELRRTLSEVSILREKLGVFEAEVLSLKRALSEASRGAEVVMSPNLAAAGLLPPWGVVHCPRNPTDSSTNSLTPTSDTLLSLQSDEAKAQRQEAQRQERQQREEAQWRDVQQRQDAHMQQDIRMRQDAQIRPEAQLRQEAQLRQEAHLRHEAQIRQEAQLRQEAQLRQEVHLRQEAQLCHEAQMRQEAQLRHEAQLCQEVQLRQDAHQPQRVQEGHWDEAGELRRQLEQLQAALRLERQQRERQALNFDQERHTWQDEKERVLKYQAQLQLSYVETLQKNQALEKRMSQLGAKPTTTSTTTTITTTTTTSPTSSNSPPPPPALLPLSPQPTPSLSGPITLTISPPCEDQKGPPSLHQLAPPWAGPSRLERIESTEI, encoded by the exons ATGGGCAGTGTTGGCAGTGGGGTGGCAGGAGAGCAGGAGTTTGCCATGAAGTCTGTGGGCACGAGGACCACCCTTCCCCgggcccctcctctctctcgccGTTGCCCTGCCGACCGCAGCTGCAGCGCAGAGCGACTGCCCCGCCCCCCGGCGACTATATCTGACGGGACGGCTTCTAGCGATGAACGAGGGAGTGTTAGTATCGGGACTGGGACCTGTACCGGGACTGACCGGCCCACCGAAACAGCCTCCTCCACCAACACTGAATGTACCATGACGGCCCCTTCCAACAACAACCAGTTGGAGTGTGGCAACGGAGCAGGCAGGCGGGAGAGGgagtgggagagggagagggagaggcagcgtgagagggggagagacaggGACCGGGACCGAGACTGGGACCGAGAGAGGttagagagggagcgagagagggagaggaaccGGGAGAGGGAGCGGGAACgagtggagagggagaggctggagcgagagagggagcgggagagggagagagccagagaaagggaaagagagagaattgaGAGGGAGAAGatagaaagggagagggagcgagagagggaaagggagagggagagggaaagagagaggctgGAGAATGAgaggatggaaagagagagagagagggaaatgcAGGCTGCAGGTTTAGATGTTTGTGGGAACATTGTGGGCCGAGGAGCAAATGAGAAGAACAGCGCTGGCATGAACCAACACCACCACAGAGAGATGGCAGCCACCAGAAGTGACAGTGAGAACAATCCAGGCAGCCATAACCCACCAAACCACAACCCGCCCAAGATCCTGCCAGTGTCGGGAAAACTGGAGCAG GCGATGCAGAACAACTCAGGCCTCATTCGTCCCTCTGCCTTCAAGCCGGTGGTTCCCAAGAGCTTCCACTCCATGCAGAACCTGGTGGGCCAAGCAGGAGGGGCTGGGAGCGAGGGCAAGACTGAGGCAAGGAGTGAAGGGTTcagtgagagcagaggaggcaggagaggCAGGGACGGAGCAGGAGGGGAATCAGGAGAGGTCCCAGAGGCCCTGCTCCTGGACCAGGACAGCCCAGTGAGGGTCAGCAGAAGTGAGGGCGGTGGAAATGGTAATGAAGTGGTTCAGGGAGGGATGTCTGACTCAGGGAGGAACTCCCTGACCAGCCTGCCCACCTATACGGGCTCGGGGTCCGGTTGTGGGCCCCCAGCAGTCCTGGGGCCTCTCAGTGCTTCCACCAGCCACATCAACAGGTTGGGCATGGTTGGGGCAGCTGCAGGCCTGGACAAGCTGGAAAAGCCTGGCTACCAG AACGGGCTCAGCGCCTCAGACAGTGGCCGGTCCTCCTCAGGAAAGAGCTCCTCGTCCTATCAGAGACTGAGCCACTTGAGTGATGCTCCAGCACCTCTAcgcccctccccctcctctgatgacatcatccagGACCTCGAGGACCGCTTGTgggagaaagagcaagag GTGCAGCATATGCGCAGAAACCTGGACCAAAGTGAGGCAGCAATCATTCAGGTGTTTGAGGAGAAGCAACGTGTCTGGGAGCGACAGATGGATGAGCTGAGACAGAACTATGCCTCACGCCTGCAGCAG GTTACGCGTCGTGCTCAGCGCTCCCAGACTGCCCTGCAGGCCCAGATAAGCCGTCTGTCCCAGGACAAGAGGAGGCTCCAGGAGGAGATGGCAGCTCTGTTGGCCCAGAGAGAGGAGTTGGAGAGAAAGTGTCTGGATTACAGGAAGGAGCAGGCTGACATCTTGCCTCGTCTGGAGGAGACCAAGTGGGAG GTGTGTCAGAAAGCAGGAGAAATCTCCCTGCTGAAGCAGCAGCTGAGGGAGAGTCAGGCTGAAGTGACCCAGCGAGCTGGAGAGATGGTGGCCCTGAGAGGCCAGCTGAAGGAGCTCAATGCCCAGCTGAGGGAGCGGGAGGAGGCCATGCTGGGTCTGAAGGACTCCTATAGCACCAAGAGTCTGGAGCTGGAGAAGTGTGAGGGAGAGCTGAGGAGGACTTTGTCAGAG GTGTCCATCCTCAGAGAGAAGCTGGGTGTATTTGAGGCAGAGGTGCTTAGTTTAAAGCGGGCTTTGAGTGAAGCaagcagaggagcagaagtTGTCATGAGCCCTAACTTAGCTGCTGCAGGGCTGTTGCCCCCCTGGGGTGTTGTCCACTGCCCACGTAACCCCACTGATTCCTCAACCAACTCCCTCACCCCAACATCTGACACCCTGCTGAGTCTTCAGAGTGATGAAGCCAAAGCCCAGCGGCAGGAAGCTCAGAGACAGGAGAGGCAGCAACGCGAAGAAGCTCAATGGCGCGACGTGCAGCAGCGGCAAGATGCCCACATGCAGCAGGACATCCGAATGCGTCAGGATGCCCAAATCCGACCAGAGGCCCAACTCCGCCAGGAGGCCCAGCTTCGTCAGGAGGCTCATCTCCGCCATGAAGCCCAAATCCGTCAAGAGGCCCAACTACGCCAAGAAGCACAGCTGCGTCAAGAGGTGCATCTCCGTCAAGAGGCCCAGCTCTGCCATGAGGCCCAAATGCGTCAAGAGGCCCAGCTCCGTCACGAGGCCCAACTCTGCCAAGAGGTGCAACTGCGTCAGGATGCCCACCAGCCACAGCGAGTCCAGGAGGGTCACTGGGATGAAGCAGGGGAGCTGCGTAGGCAACTAGAGCAGCTGCAGGCCGCATTGCGCCTGGAGCGGCAGCAACGGGAACGCCAGGCCCTCAACTTTGACCAGGAGCGACACACCTGGCAGGACGAGAAAGAACGGGTTTTGAAATACCAGgcacagctgcagctcagcTATGTGGAAACGTTGCAGAAGAACCAAGCTTTGGAAAAACGCATGAGCCAGCTGGG